GCGGGCCAGCGCGAGGCGCTGCCGCTGGCCGCCGGACAGACTCAGCCCCTGCTCGCCGACCCGGGTGTCCGCCCCCTGGGGCAGCGCGTGGACGAACTCGGCCCGGGCGACGGCCAGGGCCCGGTCCAGCTCCGCCCTCCCGGCACCGTCGGCGGCTCCCATCAGCACGTTCTCGCCGACGCTCGCCGAGAACAGGGTGGGGTCCTCGAAGGCGACCGCGACCTCGGCCCGCAGTTCCTCCCGGGACATCGCGGTGATGTCCACGCCGTCGAGGGTGATGCGGCCGGAGGTCACGTCGTACAGGCGCGGCACGAGGGCGGTGAGGGTCGTCTTCCCGCTGCCGGTGGCCCCGACGAGGGCCATGGACTCGCCGGGGCGGATGTGCAGGTCGACGCGGTCCAGGAGGGGCGGGGAGCCGGGCGGGGCGTCGGGGTGGCGGAACCGGACGCCCTCGAACCGCAGGCCGTCCGCCGCGGCGGCCCGCGCGCGCGGGCGCGCGGCGGTGCCCCCGGCCGTCTCCTCCTCCGGCGCCTCGTCCCGCACCTCGAAGTACCGCTCCGTCGCCGTCGCCGCCTCCTGGCTCATCGCCAGCAGGAAGCCGATCGAGTCCACCGGCCACCGCAGCGCGAGTGCCGTGCTCAGGAAGGCGACCAGCGTCCCCGCGGACAGCTCCCCGTCGGCCACCCGGACGGCGCCCAGCACCAGCGCCGCCCCGATCGCGGCCTCGGGCAGGGTCACGATGACCCCCCAGATGGTCGCCAGCAGCCGTGCCTTGTGCAGTTCCGTGCCGCGCAGCCGGCCCGACAGCAGGTGGAAGGCCCGCGCCTGGCTGCGGTGCCGGCCGAAGCCCTTGATGACGCGGATGCCGAGCACGCTCTCCTCGACCACCGTCGTCAGGTCGCCGACCTGGTCCTGCGCGCGCCGCGCGACCTCGGCGTACCGGCGCTCGAAGACCACGCAGGTCCACATGACCGGGACGACGGGACCGAGGATGACCAGCCCCAGCACCCAGTCCTGCACCAACATGATCACCACGCCGACGAGGATCGTCACCGTGTTGACGAGCAGGAAGGTCAGCGGGAAGGCGAGGAACATCCGCAGCAGCATCAGGTCGGTCGTGGCCCGGGAGAGCAGTTGGCCGGACGCCCACCGGTCGTGGAAGGCCGCCGGCAGCCGCTGCAGATGCCGGTACAGGCCGGCCCGCATCTCCGCCTCGACGTGCGACAGTGGACGGGCCACCAGCCAGCGCCGCGTCCCGAACAGGACCGCCTCGACGATGCCGAGCAGCAGCAGGCACAGCGCCCCGAGCCACACCCCGGCCGGGTCCCGGCCGGCGACCGGCCCGTCGACCATCCACTTCAGGACGAGGGGGATCACCAGCCCCGTGCAGGAGGCGACGACCGCGACGACCGCGGCGGTGAACAGGCGGGCCCGCACGGGGCGTACGTACGGCCACAGCCGCAGCAGGGTGCGGACGGCCGAGCGGTCCCGGGTGGTTGCACGTGTCGTGGACATCGACGCGAGCCTACGGATCCGCACGCGCGGCGCCCACTGGGTTTCGGCCGGACCGCCGGCCGCCGGTCCGGGACCGGTGCGTCCGGCCGGCGTCACCGTCCCGCGCGCCCGGGGCGGACACCGGCCGCTCCCGCGCGTCCTGACGGTCCGTCCGGCGGAGCGGCCGTCGCCCTCCCGGGGACCAGGACGGCGAACGGTCGCATAACGAACACGGATATCCGGACAACGGACCATTTCCGGCCAAGTTGGTGACATGGTCCTGACAGGTCACCCGATCCCCTGCCACTCTTCCCACGGCCGGCTCACAGCGGCTCCACACCTCCCGCACATTTCTCGTGACCCGGCCGCGCACGTGGTTCCGCGTACCGCCCCGTTCTGCCCGGACGTCCCGACCCGCCGTCCGGTCTTCCCTGGCCGCGCGACCCGCGGTCACGCAGAAGGAGTCAGTGTGAGAAGCACCTCCCGCAGACGCACCCTCCGCGCCACGCCCCGCACCGCGCACCGCCGCACCGCCGCCGTCGCCCTCGCCGGCGTCGCCGCCCTGATCTCCGCCGCCGTCCAGGCGGGCGCCGCGAGCGCGGCCCCGGCCGGACCGCGGACGGGCGGGGCCGGCCCCGCCCACCTGGCCCTCGCCCTCACCCCCTCCCAGCGCGCCGAGCTGATCCGGCACGCCGACGCCGCGAAGGCGGACACCGCCCGCGCGCTCGGCCTGGGCGCCCGGGAGCAACTGGTCGTCCACGACGTCGTCGAGGACGTCGACGGCACGCTGCACACCCGCTACGAGCGCACCTACGCCGGCCTGCCGGTGCTCGGCGGCGACCTGATCGTCGACACCGCGAGGTCGGGCGCGACCAGGCGTGTCGTCAAGGCCACCGACGCCGTCCTGGAGGTCCCCGGCCTCACCCCGGCCGTACCGGAGTCGGCCGCCGAGCGGCAGGCCGTGCGGCGGGCCGAGTCCCTCGGCGGCACCCGGTCCACCGCCGACAGCGTGCGCAAGGTGGTCTGGGCCGGCTCCGGCAAGCCCGTCCTCGCCTACGAGACGGTCGTCGGCGGCCTCCAGGACGACGGCACCCCCAACCAGCTGCACGTCATCACCGACGCCGCCACCGGCAAGAAGCTCTACGAGTACCAGGGCATCGAGACCGGAACCGGCAAGACCCTGTACTCCGGCACGGTCACCCTGAACACCACGCTGTCGGGCTCGACCTACCAGCTGAACGACACCACGCGCGGCAGCCACAAGACCTACAACCTGGCCCACAAGACCTCCGGCACCGGCACGCTGTTCACCGACGCCGACGACGTCTGGGGCACCGGTGTGGCCTCCAGCTCCACCACCGACCAGACGGCCGCCGCCGACGCCGCCTACGGCGCCGCGGTCACGTGGGACTTCTACAAGAACACCTTCG
This is a stretch of genomic DNA from Streptomyces sp. TG1A-8. It encodes these proteins:
- a CDS encoding ABC transporter ATP-binding protein — encoded protein: MSTTRATTRDRSAVRTLLRLWPYVRPVRARLFTAAVVAVVASCTGLVIPLVLKWMVDGPVAGRDPAGVWLGALCLLLLGIVEAVLFGTRRWLVARPLSHVEAEMRAGLYRHLQRLPAAFHDRWASGQLLSRATTDLMLLRMFLAFPLTFLLVNTVTILVGVVIMLVQDWVLGLVILGPVVPVMWTCVVFERRYAEVARRAQDQVGDLTTVVEESVLGIRVIKGFGRHRSQARAFHLLSGRLRGTELHKARLLATIWGVIVTLPEAAIGAALVLGAVRVADGELSAGTLVAFLSTALALRWPVDSIGFLLAMSQEAATATERYFEVRDEAPEEETAGGTAARPRARAAAADGLRFEGVRFRHPDAPPGSPPLLDRVDLHIRPGESMALVGATGSGKTTLTALVPRLYDVTSGRITLDGVDITAMSREELRAEVAVAFEDPTLFSASVGENVLMGAADGAGRAELDRALAVARAEFVHALPQGADTRVGEQGLSLSGGQRQRLALARAVVGRPRFLVLDDPLSALDVHTEAAVEAALRRVLADTTALIVAHRPSTVLLADRVALLSGGRITAVGTHQELLRADAEYAHLMSGEERGDRR